A window of Bradyrhizobium sp. AZCC 1719 genomic DNA:
ATCTTTGCGGCGGCGCGCAGATCCTCGATGCGGCCGTTGGTGCAGGAGCCGATGAAGACGCGATCGAGCTTGATGTCGGTGATCTTCGTTCCCGCCGTCAGGCCCATATACTTCAGCGCGCGGTGCTTTGAGAGCCGCTTGGCCTCGTCCTCGATCTTGTCGGGATCGGGCACGAAGCCCGAGATCGACACCACGTCCTCGGGCGAGGTGCCCCAGGTTACGATCGGCGGCAGTTTTGCCGCGTCCAGCCGGATCTCGTGATCGAAATGCGCGCCCTCGTCGGAACGCAGCTTTTCCCAATAGCGCATCGCGGCGTCCCAATCGGCGCCCTTCGGCGATTTCGGGCGGCCTTTCAGGAATTCGAACGCCTTTTCATCTGGCGCGACCAGGCCGGCGCGGGCGCCGCCTTCGATCGACATGTTGCAGACGGTCATGCGGCCTTCCATCGTCAGCGCACGGATGGCATCGCCGGCATATTCCAGCACGTAGCCGGTGCCGCCCGCGGTGCCGATCTCGCCGATGATCGCGAGGATGATGTCCTTGCCGGTGACGCCGTCGGGCAACTTGCCGTCGACCACCGCGCGCATGTTCTTCGCCTTCTTCTGGATCAGCGTCTGCGTCGCCAGCACGTGCTCGACTTCGGACGTGCCGATGCCATGCGCCAGCGCGCCGAACGCGCCGTGGGTGGAGGTGTGGCTGTCACCGCAGACGATGGTAGTGCCGGGCAGGGTAAAGCCCTGCTCGGGGCCGATCACGTGCACGATGCCCTGGCGCTTGTCGAACTCGTTGTAATATTCGATGCCGAATTCCTTCGCGTTCTCCGCCAGCGCCTTGATCTGCTCGGCGCTCTCAGGGTCGGGATTGGGCATTGTGCGATCGGTCGTCGGCACGTTGTGGTCGACGACGGCGAGTGTCTTCTCCGGCGCGCGAACCTTGCGCCCCGTCGCGCGCAGGCCTTCGAACGCCTGCGGCGAAGTCACTTCATGCACCAGATGGCGGTCGATATAGAGCAGACAGGTGCCGTCTTCGGCTTCGTGCACCAGATGGTCATTCCAGATCTTGTCGTACAGCGTGGTCGGTTTGGACATGAGCGTAAGCTCCAAAGGAAATTCTGTGTGAGCGGTTAAGCGCGAAAGGCGCAAGCAACGGACGTCGCAGCGTCAAGCTGCGCGCGTAAGCTCGGACGTGGCCGACGTCGTGAACCGCCCGAAGAAGCGGCCAGGCAGCCGCGACCGGTCGTCGATGACGACGAGCTGAG
This region includes:
- the leuC gene encoding 3-isopropylmalate dehydratase large subunit, whose amino-acid sequence is MSKPTTLYDKIWNDHLVHEAEDGTCLLYIDRHLVHEVTSPQAFEGLRATGRKVRAPEKTLAVVDHNVPTTDRTMPNPDPESAEQIKALAENAKEFGIEYYNEFDKRQGIVHVIGPEQGFTLPGTTIVCGDSHTSTHGAFGALAHGIGTSEVEHVLATQTLIQKKAKNMRAVVDGKLPDGVTGKDIILAIIGEIGTAGGTGYVLEYAGDAIRALTMEGRMTVCNMSIEGGARAGLVAPDEKAFEFLKGRPKSPKGADWDAAMRYWEKLRSDEGAHFDHEIRLDAAKLPPIVTWGTSPEDVVSISGFVPDPDKIEDEAKRLSKHRALKYMGLTAGTKITDIKLDRVFIGSCTNGRIEDLRAAAKIAEGKTVNAGVNAMIVPGSGIVKEQAEAEGLDKIFIKAGFEWREPGCSMCLAMNPDKLRPEERCASTSNRNFEGRQGFKGRTHLVSPAMAAAAAIAGHFVDVRDWR